A window of Dickeya zeae NCPPB 2538 contains these coding sequences:
- the thrS gene encoding threonine--tRNA ligase codes for MPVITLPDGSQRHYDHAVSPLDVALDIGPGLAKACIAGRVNGELVDAVDVIESDAQLAIITAKDEEGMEIIRHSCAHLLGHAIKQLWPDTKMAIGPVIDNGFYYDVDLEHTLTQEDLEQLEKRMHELAGKDYDVIKKKVSWQEARDTFVARGESYKVAILDENISHDDRPGLYHHEEYIDMCRGPHVPNMRFCHHFKLQKTSGAYWRGDSKNKMLQRIYGTAWADKKQLSAYLQRLEEAAKRDHRKIGKQLDLYHMQEEAPGMVFWHNDGWTIFRELEAFVRMKLKEYQYQEVKGPFMMDRVLWEKTGHWENYKEAMFTTSSENREYCVKPMNCPGHVQIFNQGLKSYRDLPLRMAEFGSCHRNEPSGSLHGLMRVRGFTQDDAHIFCTEEQVRDEVNSCIKMVYDMYSTFGFEKIVVKLSTRPEKRIGSDDMWDRAEEDLAAALTENAIPFEYQPGEGAFYGPKIEFTLHDCLDRAWQCGTVQLDFSLPGRLSASYVGENNERQVPVMIHRAILGSMERFIGILTEEFAGFFPTWLAPVQAVIMNITDSQSDYVSELTRKLQDAGIRVKADLRNEKIGFKIREHTLRRVPYMLVCGDKEVEAGKVAVRTRRGKDLGSLDVSEVITKLQEEIRSRSLHQLEE; via the coding sequence ATGCCTGTTATTACGCTTCCTGACGGCAGTCAGCGTCATTATGACCATGCCGTTTCTCCTCTTGATGTCGCGTTGGATATCGGTCCTGGCCTGGCGAAGGCTTGTATTGCCGGTCGTGTTAATGGTGAATTGGTTGATGCTGTCGATGTGATTGAATCTGACGCACAACTGGCCATCATCACCGCCAAAGATGAAGAGGGGATGGAAATCATTCGCCATTCCTGTGCGCACTTGCTGGGACATGCTATCAAGCAATTGTGGCCAGATACCAAAATGGCAATTGGTCCGGTCATCGACAACGGTTTTTACTATGACGTTGATCTGGAACATACGCTGACACAGGAAGACCTGGAACAGCTTGAAAAGCGGATGCATGAGCTGGCCGGCAAAGACTACGACGTTATTAAGAAAAAAGTCAGTTGGCAGGAAGCGCGTGATACGTTTGTGGCGCGTGGCGAAAGCTATAAAGTGGCGATTCTTGATGAGAATATCAGCCATGATGATCGCCCAGGGCTGTACCATCATGAAGAATATATCGATATGTGCCGTGGCCCGCATGTACCGAATATGCGTTTCTGTCACCACTTTAAATTGCAGAAAACCTCCGGTGCCTACTGGCGCGGTGACAGCAAAAATAAAATGCTGCAGCGTATTTATGGTACCGCCTGGGCGGATAAGAAACAGTTAAGTGCTTACCTGCAACGCCTTGAAGAAGCTGCCAAACGTGACCACCGCAAAATTGGTAAGCAGCTAGACCTGTATCATATGCAGGAAGAAGCGCCGGGTATGGTATTCTGGCACAACGATGGCTGGACGATTTTCCGTGAACTGGAAGCCTTTGTGCGCATGAAGCTCAAAGAATACCAGTATCAGGAAGTCAAAGGTCCGTTCATGATGGACCGTGTGCTGTGGGAAAAAACCGGGCACTGGGAAAACTATAAAGAAGCCATGTTCACGACTTCGTCTGAAAACCGTGAATATTGTGTCAAACCGATGAACTGCCCAGGCCATGTACAGATCTTCAATCAGGGGCTGAAATCCTACCGTGACCTGCCGTTGCGTATGGCGGAGTTCGGCAGTTGCCACCGTAATGAGCCGTCAGGTTCCCTGCATGGTTTGATGCGTGTACGCGGCTTTACGCAGGATGACGCCCATATCTTCTGTACCGAAGAGCAGGTGCGTGACGAGGTAAACAGCTGCATCAAGATGGTCTACGACATGTACAGCACCTTCGGTTTCGAGAAAATCGTGGTGAAACTGTCAACGCGTCCTGAAAAACGTATCGGCAGTGATGACATGTGGGACCGGGCTGAAGAAGACCTTGCTGCGGCATTGACTGAGAACGCCATTCCGTTTGAGTATCAACCGGGTGAGGGTGCGTTCTACGGTCCGAAAATCGAATTTACGTTGCATGACTGTCTGGATCGCGCCTGGCAGTGCGGTACGGTACAGTTGGACTTCTCGTTGCCAGGCCGTCTGAGTGCATCCTATGTCGGCGAAAACAACGAGCGTCAGGTCCCTGTCATGATTCATCGGGCTATTCTCGGGTCGATGGAGCGTTTTATCGGGATTTTGACCGAAGAGTTTGCCGGTTTCTTCCCGACCTGGTTGGCACCGGTTCAGGCTGTTATCATGAATATTACGGATAGCCAGTCTGATTATGTCAGCGAATTGACAAGAAAATTGCAGGATGCGGGCATTCGCGTTAAAGCGGACTTGAGAAATGAGAAGATAGGCTTTAAAATCCGCGAGCACACTTTACGGCGTGTTCCCTATATGCTTGTTTGTGGCGATAAAGAGGTGGAAGCAGGAAAAGTTGCTGTTCGCACCCGCCGCGGCAAAGATCTGGGAAGTTTGGACGTCAGTGAAGTAATCACGAAGCTGCAAGAAGAGATTCGCAGCCGTAGTCTTCATCAGTTGGAGGAATAA
- a CDS encoding YebO family protein yields MSSFASDMLEVVFVALIVLLVILVWFFINRASVRANEQIRLLHEIVEQQQQQIALLQALVPVTATEPQSVEPVTEQPVLPETKESEVDTLFKDMIPER; encoded by the coding sequence ATGAGTAGTTTTGCTTCAGACATGCTGGAAGTGGTTTTTGTTGCATTGATTGTACTGCTGGTGATCCTGGTGTGGTTCTTTATCAACCGCGCCAGCGTACGGGCCAATGAGCAGATAAGATTGTTGCATGAGATTGTTGAACAGCAGCAACAACAAATCGCGCTACTGCAAGCGCTAGTACCGGTAACGGCAACAGAGCCACAAAGCGTAGAACCAGTAACGGAACAGCCAGTATTGCCTGAAACTAAAGAAAGCGAAGTGGACACCTTGTTCAAGGACATGATCCCTGAGCGGTGA
- the rplT gene encoding 50S ribosomal protein L20: protein MARVKRGVVARARHKKILKQAKGYYGARSRVYRVAFQAVIKAGQYAYRDRRQRKRQFRQLWIARINAAARQNGLSYSKFINGLKKASVEIDRKILADIAVFDKVAFSALVEKAKSALA, encoded by the coding sequence ATGGCTCGCGTAAAACGTGGTGTGGTTGCTCGCGCACGTCACAAAAAGATCCTGAAACAAGCGAAAGGTTACTACGGTGCCCGTTCGCGCGTTTATCGTGTTGCCTTCCAGGCAGTAATCAAAGCTGGTCAGTACGCTTACCGTGACCGTCGTCAGCGTAAGCGTCAGTTCCGCCAGCTGTGGATTGCACGTATCAATGCAGCAGCCCGCCAGAATGGCTTGTCTTACAGCAAATTCATCAATGGCCTGAAAAAAGCCTCTGTTGAAATCGACCGTAAGATTCTGGCTGACATCGCCGTATTCGACAAAGTGGCTTTCAGCGCACTGGTTGAAAAAGCGAAATCAGCTCTGGCGTAA
- the rpmI gene encoding 50S ribosomal protein L35 yields MPKIKTVRGAAKRFKKTASGGFKRKHANLRHILTKKATKRKRHLRPKAMVSKGDLGLVVACLPYA; encoded by the coding sequence ATGCCAAAGATTAAAACTGTACGTGGCGCCGCTAAACGCTTCAAAAAAACCGCCAGCGGTGGTTTCAAGCGTAAGCATGCTAACCTGCGTCATATTCTGACCAAAAAAGCGACCAAACGTAAGCGTCACCTGCGTCCGAAAGCCATGGTTTCCAAAGGCGATCTGGGCCTGGTTGTAGCATGTCTGCCTTACGCATAA
- the pheM gene encoding pheST operon leader peptide PheM, which produces MNTAIFRFFFYFSA; this is translated from the coding sequence ATGAACACTGCTATTTTCCGTTTCTTTTTTTACTTTAGCGCCTGA
- the infC gene encoding translation initiation factor IF-3 — protein sequence MKGGKRVQPARPNRINREIRAQEVRLTGVDGEQIGIVSLNEALEKAEEAGVDLVEISPNAEPPVCRIMDYGKFLYEKSKATKEQKKKQKVIQVKEIKFRPGTDDGDYQVKLRNLVRFLEDGDKAKITLRFRGREMAHQQIGIEMLNRIRDDLNELSVVESFPSKIEGRQMIMVLAPKKKQ from the coding sequence ATTAAAGGCGGAAAACGAGTTCAACCGGCGCGTCCTAATCGCATCAACAGAGAAATTCGCGCACAAGAGGTACGTCTGACGGGCGTTGATGGCGAACAAATTGGTATTGTTAGCCTGAATGAAGCGTTAGAGAAAGCTGAGGAAGCAGGTGTTGATTTAGTTGAAATCAGCCCGAACGCCGAACCGCCGGTTTGCCGAATCATGGATTACGGCAAGTTCCTTTACGAGAAGAGTAAGGCCACTAAAGAACAGAAGAAGAAGCAAAAAGTTATTCAGGTCAAGGAAATTAAATTCCGGCCTGGTACCGATGATGGCGACTATCAGGTCAAACTACGCAACCTGGTTCGCTTTCTGGAAGATGGTGATAAAGCCAAGATCACACTGCGTTTCCGCGGTCGTGAAATGGCGCACCAACAGATCGGTATCGAAATGCTTAACCGCATTCGTGATGATCTGAATGAATTATCTGTCGTCGAGTCGTTCCCAAGCAAGATCGAAGGGCGTCAGATGATTATGGTGCTGGCACCGAAGAAGAAACAGTAA